acagcaggttcttactagttatctattttatatctcatctcatttttttccaaataaatatatttatttatttatttatggctgcgttgggtctttgttactgcgtacgggctttctctagttgtggagagcgggggctattcttcgttgcggtgcatgggcttctcattgcggtggcttctcttgatgcagagcatgggctctaggcgcactggcttcggtagttgtggctcgtgggctctagagcacagactcagtagttgtggcgcatgggcttagttgctacgcggcatgtgggatcttcccggaccagggatcgaacccgtgacccctgcattggcaggcggattcttaaccactgtgccaccagggaagtcttcatCTCATTctttatacatatacttttataCAACCCAAGAACTGACCATATGGAGAAATGAATTATTCTATACCAGTAACTgctggatatatatacacatatatacgtgtatatatatatacatatatatgtatatatgtatatgtatacatatataatatttattgtataataaattatacaataaaattgataaactacaCACCCATAGAAAAGTATTTTTGCTGCATCTAGGACATTATAAAGCACTGTGGTTCGATAATATGGGGAAGTAGCAGTGGAGAGAAGGGACAGTGGTGATTTTCACTGTAACTCAGCCTTTGCAACTCTAAGGGATTGaatcaaaattagaaattctCTAGTCTTATATTCACTATTTAGAAACCTGGAAAGTATGGGGCAACCAAACTGTGACGCCAAGACGACAGAGAGAAGGGCAATCGGAGTGGAGGGAGCCTTTTTAAATACACTGCTGCCCAGGCCGAGAATGCCTGTAGATAACGCTTCAAGTTGGGCTGCCAATTCTCTTCTCCTGGGACGGCGGTCGTTGTGCTATTATTTAGGGCCACACTCTGCAGTGATCACCATTCGTACTTTTGTCCCACTGTTTGGCAACGGTCTGCTCCTGAAactctttgggtctcagtttcctcccctgtaaaatatAGGGCTTGCATCACAGAGGAGGGTTTCTGGAACACGCTCACAGCAGGACACCGTGGCGCCTGGAAGCGGAGCTAGGCCCCGCCCTTGAGCCAGGCCCCGCCCTTGAGCCTTTCGGCTGAGGCTGGAAGGGCGGGGGAAGCAGGAAGGTGGGTTTTGTTCCCAAAGGGCATGGGAGGGCGCACTACACAGCGCCGGGCCTCCAGGCGCCCGCGCCCTCCCTGCCGCTCTCCGGGCCCCGCCCCGCGGCGCGGGGGGCCGGACTCTGACCCCGGGGCGGCCCGGCGCGCGCTCCCCgcctcctccccgcctccctctcTACCCCCCCCCGGGCCCCGCCCAGCGGCGCGGGAGGGGCCGGGCTCCGGCGAAGGGGGCGGTGGCCGCGGCGGTGACAGCCGCTCCCCGCCCCCGAGGCCGCCACGTCCCTCACGTACCACCCGGACGAGCTGCGGAGCGGCGACCGCGCCGGGGCTCCGGCTCCTCCGGCGGGGCTCGGCATGAGGCTGGCGCGGCTGCTGCGCGGAGCCGCCTCGGCCGGTCCGGGCCCCGGGCTGCGCGCCGCCCGTCCCACCGTCAGCCGCAGCCTCACCTCGGACTCAGGCTCCGGCCCGGCGCCCGAACGCGGCGTTCCGGGCCAAGTGGACTTCTACGCGCGCTTCTCGCCGTCCCCGCTCTCCATGAAGCAGTTCCTGGACTTTGGTGAGTGCGGCCCGGACCTCGGGCCTTCCTGCGCAGCCCCCGCCGGGAGCTGCGACTGGTGACCCCGGCCGGGCCCGGCCCGCGCGGACGCCCTCTTGTCTTCTGAGCGCCCCATTCAACGTCTCTCCCCCGGCGCCTTAGGCGCCTCCTTCCTCCCTCGCGGATGGATCTTTCTGCTCAGGTGCAGGGGCAGGCGAGATAGCTGGAAGCGTGTGGTTTTTTTTGCCGTgtgttgttaaaaaaacaaacccggGGGCCGAGGACGGAATGACCCCCGCCGCCTTTCAGCGCCCGTGTGCACCTCCGCGCTCTCAGCCTGGCCGTTTCGGAAGAGCGCAGCTCCGGTGGGAAGCGAGTGTGCTGACACCTCCGGGAGTTGCGTTGGGATTCTGCAGAGTGCTGATAAATGCTTAGTTTTGCATATGATGATTGCATAAAAGTGGCGTGCTGATAGGGGAAGCAGGTTATAACTGGCCCAGTGTTTCAGAGAATGTTTTCTTGCCACTGGCTTAGGAGTTTCCGCCAATGGCACATTCATTTCGTCAACAAACTCTGGAGCACGTGTAAAGTGCGTGAGTACAATATGCTGTGGGGTTTGTTTACCAAAGTGACTATCCACTTTCCTCTTCCTCGGATGGGTGCTTCCTGGTTTTCTCTAGAAAGGATGCAGAGGAATTGCAAAGTCAGGCATTTAACTTTGACTTCTCATATGGGGTCGCTAAGGGGAAACGGGGAAAACTAATAAAGTCAAAATTTTGAGTAGGCAAAGTTATCTTCTGCATTTTGAGTGCTGTTCGGTCACTAACGGATCACTAGTGGCTTGAAAGATACCACCATGGTATCTTTTGGTATCTTAAACTTGTGGTTTACAGTGGCAATTTTGTTTGGCTCAGagctcttggtttttgtttttactttaaaatgactCTAGTGTGATTAAGGGGTGAATTTGGCCTTGTTCCCAAGTATGTCATTGAACTTCcacaagaaaatgttttaatacgATAATTCCTGCTATTGACAATCTAGTTTTTGCTAAGTGTGTCTCTTGCTAAAACAGCAAGATTAAATCAGTGAGTTTAAAATGCATTACTGAAATAACAGGGCTTTTTAGTTTAACTTTAAGTGAAACTGCTTGCCAAAGGAGATCTACAGCTGTTCTGCTTAGCATCTTGAGATAGGAGTGGGGGAGGAAGCAGGTTGCTTTCCAGGAATCAAACAATTGAATAGGACCTGCTGGGGGAGAAGCTTGAAGATGGTTGCTGAACAGGCATtggtattttttgctttctgtttcctgAAAGACTCTTCTACGTTTACTCTTTGCTTATGGCAATTAGTATAGTGGTTCTGCGTGGAATCAATGCATCTTCCTGTGAACATGTCAAAATTTCCACTGTTTCTTAGGGAGGTTCTTCTCATAAACCTAGAGttaagaaacagatttttttaatgatagcaaCAACAGGTTATATAGGATAGGTTTTTGCAGGTCCTACGTTAATTAGACTCTGTGACTTGCTTAGGCTTGCTTAGGTTGTCTTAGTTCTAAGATGGGAGATGTGAGTAATGGAGATAAGAAAGTATCCTCATTGCTGCTCTACAGCGTGGTTGGAAGGTCAGTTGGAAGGTCATTCAGGCTATCTTGTCCCTTGCCTCCTCTTCCTTGCCCTATCATTATGGTGATGCTACCACTTGCCAAATAACTCCCTCTGTGTTTCTCCCTGCCTTATGGCCTCCACTTACTGCTGTTCCCACTGTGTTTGGTTTCAGGATCTGTGAATGCTTGTGAAAAGACCTCATTTATGTTTCTGCGGCAAGAGTTGCCTGTGAGATTGGCaaatataatgaaagaaataagtcTTCTTCCAGATAATCTTCTCAGGACACCATCAGTTCAATTGGTGCAAAGCTGGTAAGATTCCCTGTCTTGTGCTTGCAATTTCGATAGAGTTGTAGACTTTACCCAAAGTTAAAGCAAATACTTTTTTACTCTTCAGTGGAATCTTAAGGTAGTGGCAGCATTCCTCCTCCTTTGTTTGGGTGTATCTGGGCTTATCCCCTGAATCCTGGGCTGTACTACtttttggttttgaaaaaaaCAATCAGAACTGCACAGAAATGCAAACACTGTATTTAAGATTTGTGTTATTAAATCTGCAGAGATGTTAGtttataatgtaataaaaatatctacCGTATGTTGATAGTTAGGGATTTATATACATTACTTTTAATCCCTTCAATAACCCTGCCCAGTAGGCATgattacctccattttatagatgagaaaactgaggcacctACAGATTAAGTCCTTTGCCCAAGGCAGTACCAGtcgtggtggagctgggattcaaacgcAGATTTGTTTGTTTCTACTGCCCCATGCTGTGGTCagattaataaaatgtattaaagggtgtaaatattttttataaactgaatttatttttttgaagtatatttttataaatcacaaAAGTTAAAATCTTTATTCTaccatttaaaaacaattagaaGTTATTAGAATTGTGTAGAAACTAtgatctctcttttaaaaaatgacagtagAGGTATTAAAAGTGCACACATATGTGGCCACCTGTGTACAGCCTTTCTTGTTAATGTTATTAAAAGTGTTATTCTCTTAAGCACTATACATTTCAAACAAAAGAGTTTGCCAGATTTCAgtcttaaatggaaaaaattgagCTGCAAGACATTTCCCAATTATGATTCATGGAGATCCTAGCTTTCCTGTTGTAGGCATTATAGTTTTGGGAGAAGCTGATCTaatgtcagttttttaaaacaaatgaaagaagtaTGATTGCTACATAAATGATAATCAGATGCCATTTAGTCCAAGAATGTAACAGTTAGAAATGTGGTTTAAGTAAGAGGAGCTCTGATGGAAGGGGGACATACAATTTTCTACGGAGGCttattcctgtttgtttttttttaaaaaattcattaaaagtaGAATATGCTGCATTTTGAAATCTTATCTGTGCCTAACACATTGTAAGTGTTAATAATTTGATGCcaaaaactcggcctctgtgcactggtgccgaaTCAAATCTTGAAGACAAGAGTTTTGGGAGAAGTAGGAAAGAATAacttattgctttgccaggcaaagggggacacagcgggctcatgccctgaaaaactgtgtcccaacccagggagATTTGGTGATTACAGCAgtggttcaagggcagggtttgctgataaggatcaggatATGTGCAGGGCCTTCagtcctttaatctggcctcaggtggtctcctgatgagcttcctgaggttatcaaactgtgaccttctctggatTAAAGAATGCTAACAtattccatttgttgggggttttagttctgtaaaaaagctcaaagatattgttatgtgtatcccttgaggtggacccaggaccctgccccaagactgcactgttgtttcttggctgctcctcccttgtctctgcatcccctcccttccctgattaccAACTTTTTggacctgccctttggaactcagggaaggtcgtggaggctggagtctattccctacaaactCGAAACAGGGGACAcggaaaggcttccatgcccaggagccccacagggtcctgcttggtttcagtatCTCTTGAATAGAGAGCGTAATTGTTCTTGccaataaagagaaaagtaagtGTTCAGTCATAACAGTAGACATCAGAATCACTTGACTTTGGAATGTGTTGGCATGCTGTAAGGCATATTGCTTGTCAGAAACAACTTTCCAAACCAACATGTGgatttacagatttttaaagcactttcatTGCCCCTGGATGCCTGCTAAGTTATGGCAGTTGTAGATCAAGCCAAAGCAGACCTTACACTACTGATGGTCATTGAATGACAGGTGTTTTGGCTCTGGTGCTGCACTGCCACTGTGCTCCTCAGCATGACCTTCAGAGAGTCATTTGGCTTCCCTCATTTTGCTCCTTTACCAGGTGATTTGCTCCCTTGAATTGTTAGGTAAATTAAAAACCTGCATTTTCATgacttttgtgtttttgttcaGTTGTTTAAAAGAACCACGTGTTAGATTGTAAACtttcaataaacatctgttgacTGGACACAAACAtctaaaattaagtttttaaagcaGAGGCATTTAAGTTAGACTCTTATACCAAGGTAGGCTGGCCTCCACATTTTACTGAGACTAAGACaagttaagtcatttgcccaatATCACATAGCTATTGGTGACAGACTCAGTTCTCATAACAGTCAGTATTTACACTGTAAGGTACAgtggtaattttaagaaatttaaaaactatcttagagtatagaactttaaaaaaaaaaagaagtaggaaatcttaaaattcttaaatcaAATTTAACCTAAGCTTTTAGGAGAAAACATGTACCTTCTTCTAATTATTGTCACGCACTTTGCTTGAATGTGAATGGGTATAAAAATCCTACTTCAACcataatttgttaaaaattaattaaaaattaagaaatgttaaaaatgccTTTTGAACATTGTCACAATATTGAAgtttcaaaatgtaaaagaacAGCTTTACGAGGGGTTGATTTGCATTTTAGGTATATCCAGAGTCTTCAGGAGCTTCTTGATTTTAAGGACAAAAGTGCTGAAGATGCTAAAACTATTTATGAGTAAGTACACAGTTTTGACCCTATTCTGAACACAATTTTTATACTGTTTGAACATCgtataaaaaatgtaaaggtaTTGAGCTTATACCTGCTGTTGGGTCACTTTAGAAAAATTGATTAACTTTTAGTTTCCCACTACTCTAGAACATATGGTGGTATATGTGTCTATAGCAGCCCATACAGGCCAATCAGGTAACATAAGTTCGTAAATTGGGCTAGGCATAAGAAAAGCTTCATGTTCCTCTTAACTCTAGTGTAAAGAAAGATACAATTCAAATGTGATGACCAATATGGAAATCTAGATGTGGCCTCAGTGCCACTTGGATGATAGGGGGCTGGTGAGGACTCTTGACCTGGAGAGTGCATGCTTCTAAAGGACAGCCATCTCAGCTCCGCTGATCATTGCTGAGCAGAAACACTGCCCAGATCATctgacctgtgtgtgtgtgtaagaaaaaCTGCAAgtctagtttttttaaaagtaaaatctcCTAATTTTGAAAGATTGgaagttaattaaatttttaacaaacacTGAAGGCCTACAAAAACTTGTCTATGGGTCTCTAGTTTATGACCAGTGGTCTGTGAGACAGTGTAAGTAATGTGACCTGTTTAATGATCAACATACCAGGACTAATAAGCCCCATAGTCCCCTAAGGAAAGTTACCTGCTTATTCCGGTGAATGTTGCTCAGAACTTAAAGACTACCTCTTTTGTTGTCCTCCGAGTGcattacacaattttttttttactgtctttaaAGGTGATAGcaacatttcactttttaaacatgattttggTCTGAAAATAACATCAAGAATTTACTCTGTGTCTAGGTATGCAGCATAGTTTACACAGATGatgtcatttaatctttaaaataactctACTGAGGTAATACTGTCTgtgcacaaagaggttaagtaacataaGATAGCATTAAGGTCACAGAGATAGCAAATGGATTTGGACCCACTCAGTCTTACTTAAAAGTAAACATTATGCTGTAGAACCTTCTGGGAAAAGTTATTCagagctgaattttaaaaaataaggtgagCAGCCAGGCAGAATACTGCTGGTTTGGGTTTTGACAAAAGAGAGAGATGTGAAATAAATGATTAAGGAGTGACTAGAAATGATGAGTTGATTGTTGTTTTTGAGGAgttttgttgtttgtattttggATTAACAGTTTGGTTTCGAAACTAATTACAAGCTAGGAATTCCAAAAATGTTTTGAGTAGTGAGAGCATCATTGGAATAGGTTAATAGCATTCAAGATGATGACTTTGAATGAGAAAGCACTCGTTTGGAAGTGTAAATTCTTATGGGTATATTACAAGGTGGATTTTGTTACTTCATAACTAAGACTTCTGTCCtcttttatttagttctttaaattAACCATGCAATAATGTCTTCTGAATGATAGAAATGGGAAGCCTGGATGGCTTGAAGATTTTTCTTTGAACACAACATTCaccttttcttctcccattttttaaaactcattggatgaatggacttagaattcttttctacttttctaagtGGCCCTTTCTCTTTTTGAACCTGGGGAATAGTGCCAAAACAGACAGCCTTTATTGGCTCATTCATCTTCATTCCTTACAGAGCATGTGTTCCCTAGAAGCAAGTGCTCTGTCTTCCCTTACGCTGAATGTCCCTGGGTCCATCCTCAGAGCAAGTGCTCAGATAATCTTAGTTAATAATGGTTAAAGAAAACCCTTCACATTTGTAGGATTGTGTTTTGTGGCAGCCTTACTTTCAGGAGTtccaagaaaataattacatctCACAAGTTCTATTTTGGAGTTTCTTAACATCTTCATAGATGTGGTATATTTTATcatctgaaatatatttaaataagtgTAAGAAAACATGCACCAATGCTTCTTTTACTGAATTAGGGCTTCCTTGCCTAGTATAATTGAGTAAACTTAGATTTTAATATCCCACTCACTTGCCAAAATATTTGGCTGTTTTAACAGACAGGTTTGTTTAGCTTTACAGATACTGTGATACGGATCAGGAACCGACACAATGACGTGATTCCCACGATGGCTCAGGGTGTGATTGAATACAAGGAGAGCTTCGGGGTGGATCCTGTCACCAGCCAGAATGTTCAGTACTTTTTGGATCGTTTCTACATGAGTCGCATTTCAATTCGAATGTTACTCAATCAGCACTGTAAGTGTCTGGAAGTCAAGAGAAGAAGCCAAATAAGATGTgttggtatattttaaatttatttagaaaatttccttttagggagaacatttaattttactttttcacatATTAAGAAAAGCAAATAGACTGCCGTACAAaggaggtttttttaaattgagtttttatGTTTAACATTATGTAAAATACTATGTTTATGTTTAAGGAAAATACTTGTTCTACTGTTTGCTACCAATTAGAGAAACAGTATTCAAATCTGGACAGGGGCATTAGGTattttagcttattttatttgttttttattttttgatagctTTATTATTTGgtggaaaaggcaaaggaagcCTGTCTCATCGAAAACACATTGGAAGCATAAATCCAAACTGCAATGTGGTTGAAGTTATTAAAGGTAAGTACCTTTCTCctttcagaaaaaatgaaaaaatcaaaattgagTGTTATTTCTTGctattaaagtaattatttatatcATAAGATAAAATGTTAGGAGTGAATGTATGGGTTTGAATATAACTTTATAATGCAAACTGTGCACTATGAATAGGACGAATGTTTTGTTGATACAGTGTTTTGTTAGGCAGAGTGTGGTGATATTATGAGGCTATCTGTTGACTTCAAAAtatttcctcctcccccctttcTAATTCCCTATATTGGAGCCATAATTCATAATAGTTTGgtttgcatcttcccacactttTTTGTGTTTGTACCGTGTATACTCGCACACATACATAATTGTTGCTCTtatattgtttgttgtttttggaaaATGGGGtactttgtgtatatttttctacAAGTTTACAGACATTGTACCGTGTGCAGTACATATGGATATACACCAGGTTATTGAATGGCCGTTACGGATGTATCAGAATGTATTAATCCATCCTCCTATTGATGCCTATTTcggttgttttaaattttctatcacCAACAGTACTGCAGTGGACATCCTTAGATATGTGCTGACTTTTGCTAGTATTTTAGAAGGCAAGATTCCtagaatcaaaaatatttaaagtgcatttaaaattttgataccTCCAAAAACGTATCAGTGAATGAGAGTGGCTATTCCCTAAACCCTTACCAACTCTAAATTTTTGTTAtctgtattgtaaatattttcttcagccttctggttttctttttactttgtttatggtgtcttttcccatatagatattttaattttttgtgatcatatctgtcattttttcctttgtggccTTTAGGCTTTGTCATGTCGTACTTAAAAAAGACCTTCCCCAAACTAAGACTATTAAAGgctatttttttctatagaaagttttaaaatttcttttgtctaTATACTATTGCCATCTTAATGCATGAAACagacataaatttatttaacgacttttttgttttgattcacACTAGATGGCTATGAAAATGCTAGGCGTCTGTGTGATTTGTATTATATTAACTCTCCCGAACTAGAACTTGAAGAACTAAATGGTAAGCCTGATGccttttccttaatgattagtgtTATGATTACCAGAGAAGGAATGATAAGAAGAATTtagatttgttttaattaaaagaacTTTTCATCAACTTCTTCATTGGATATGAAAGCTGAGGGAGAGCAaatcatgttaaaaaatatatgtatttatgtgtgtgtgtacctatatatattttttaatttagttggaTCCTTTCTGAAAGACATTTTGgctttttcttccccattttccttatttttaattgataatattgattctttgcttatttttgattttctggTTAGTCATAGAAAAAAGTGATGCCGAGAAAATTACATCTGACTTTTATATGTACTTCAATAATGTATGGTTTACCCTTTAAGATTTCTATTTCCTGAGTTGTAAaccattttttattgttgaggaAGTAAAAAGACTGGAGatgtaaaagaggaaagaaagatgctCATCTATATGAGAATCTGATTATTTCT
This Balaenoptera musculus isolate JJ_BM4_2016_0621 chromosome 7, mBalMus1.pri.v3, whole genome shotgun sequence DNA region includes the following protein-coding sequences:
- the PDK1 gene encoding pyruvate dehydrogenase (acetyl-transferring) kinase isozyme 1, mitochondrial isoform X2 yields the protein MFLRQELPVRLANIMKEISLLPDNLLRTPSVQLVQSWYIQSLQELLDFKDKSAEDAKTIYDFTDTVIRIRNRHNDVIPTMAQGVIEYKESFGVDPVTSQNVQYFLDRFYMSRISIRMLLNQHSLLFGGKGKGSLSHRKHIGSINPNCNVVEVIKDGYENARRLCDLYYINSPELELEELNAKSPGQPIQVVYVPSHLYHMVFELFKNAMRATMEHHADKGVYPPIQVHVTLGNEDLTVKMSDRGGGVPLRKIDRLFNYMYSTAPRPRVETSRAVPLAGFGYGLPISRLYAQYFQGDLKLYSLEGYGTDAVIYIKALSTESIERLPVYNKAAWKHYNTNHEADDWCVPSREPKDMTTFRSA
- the PDK1 gene encoding pyruvate dehydrogenase (acetyl-transferring) kinase isozyme 1, mitochondrial isoform X1, producing the protein MRLARLLRGAASAGPGPGLRAARPTVSRSLTSDSGSGPAPERGVPGQVDFYARFSPSPLSMKQFLDFGSVNACEKTSFMFLRQELPVRLANIMKEISLLPDNLLRTPSVQLVQSWYIQSLQELLDFKDKSAEDAKTIYDFTDTVIRIRNRHNDVIPTMAQGVIEYKESFGVDPVTSQNVQYFLDRFYMSRISIRMLLNQHSLLFGGKGKGSLSHRKHIGSINPNCNVVEVIKDGYENARRLCDLYYINSPELELEELNAKSPGQPIQVVYVPSHLYHMVFELFKNAMRATMEHHADKGVYPPIQVHVTLGNEDLTVKMSDRGGGVPLRKIDRLFNYMYSTAPRPRVETSRAVPLAGFGYGLPISRLYAQYFQGDLKLYSLEGYGTDAVIYIKALSTESIERLPVYNKAAWKHYNTNHEADDWCVPSREPKDMTTFRSA